In Vibrio sp. 10N, the following proteins share a genomic window:
- a CDS encoding hydrogen peroxide-inducible genes activator codes for MNKWPSLKQLHYLVTLHETRHFSEAAERCFVSQSTLSKGIQNLEELIGCPLYEKKDKKSPLVFTQAGEMVVSQGRELLAKGQDLIELGNLCQGDVMQGQLKLGCIPTIAPFLLCDLVQEINARYPQLNLLLREDTTANLLAALRHGELDVLILALPMDIGSMESCIVGHDPFKMVISRNQADSIRVPIKYDDLPDESVFLLENEHCLTEHAVSACKLTEKEKINPFSATSLHTLVQMVANGLGTTFIPQMAIEHGLLENQNLIVIEPPGQQAHRDIGLVWRPSSSRRDSFLQLADVVSELL; via the coding sequence ATGAATAAATGGCCAAGTTTAAAGCAGCTTCATTACCTGGTTACACTTCATGAAACCCGACACTTTAGCGAGGCGGCTGAGCGCTGTTTTGTCAGTCAATCGACATTAAGTAAGGGAATCCAAAATCTTGAAGAGCTTATCGGTTGTCCTCTTTATGAAAAGAAAGACAAAAAAAGCCCACTTGTTTTTACCCAAGCGGGTGAAATGGTGGTCTCTCAAGGACGTGAGCTGTTGGCCAAAGGTCAGGATCTGATCGAGCTTGGGAACCTGTGCCAAGGTGATGTGATGCAAGGTCAGTTGAAACTAGGCTGCATTCCCACGATCGCTCCTTTCTTGTTGTGTGACTTGGTACAAGAGATCAATGCCCGTTACCCACAGCTCAACTTACTCTTAAGAGAAGATACAACAGCTAATTTACTAGCGGCGTTACGCCACGGTGAGCTAGACGTGCTGATCCTTGCGCTTCCGATGGATATCGGTTCGATGGAAAGCTGCATCGTTGGCCATGACCCGTTTAAGATGGTGATAAGCCGTAACCAAGCCGATAGCATTCGAGTACCAATTAAATATGATGATCTTCCTGATGAGTCGGTCTTCTTGCTAGAAAACGAGCACTGTCTGACTGAACACGCGGTTTCGGCGTGTAAGCTTACTGAAAAAGAGAAGATCAACCCATTTAGTGCCACGAGTTTACATACTTTGGTACAGATGGTGGCAAACGGTTTGGGAACTACGTTCATTCCACAAATGGCGATTGAGCACGGTTTGCTTGAAAATCAAAACTTGATTGTGATTGAGCCACCTGGCCAACAGGCGC